One genomic region from Asterias amurensis chromosome 7, ASM3211899v1 encodes:
- the LOC139939702 gene encoding uncharacterized protein isoform X1 → MSSQVPNVEPSSPWAERRLSQIACEAGTKKQSPCNTGSKSNRSIPSPKIGSVESLHVTIDDAEPGLLSMSPGRGKQETPPSGQKATNSRHKASLANGVKHMKRLKHPADQSLILPLLGTLLFVVLALITCIPVLTVTLIVVPVAYITRRLVSCRRCSCLRCPNLLSAIDRFWLNETELNQAVNHSLLHLDGNIEVTRVRDLLLARVVSAENKRGTKLYARFTQRVVPVMCGYQWSNDDEFNIDNHIVKVTESFRTKSDVVSYISKLACIGLTHDRPLWEMHVLQLGVEQPDTLLLFRIHACMSDGVNLNELLHKALADNHTKVPPGTPRKTRFGKRAMAFNAIRALIVGPLVLLKQVFCCSDDFSLFSERRMTGQKRVAWSDAIHLPSVYRVKMVTRCTVNDVALSAVVGSLRLYLQASGIHNPKQIHSNIAVDFRGSDSPRGVSPMGNRFTLSNLKLPTQTEGAIPRLWDTKRCMDELKLSAEHVVFYGTTKAVMTTFPESIASGILSSFFGGSSCTLTNLALGDELLTFGGNHIKMLLFWMSPVDDIPISISILTYADQMRVAIVADCGIVPDPQPIADEFKNQIETLVSLLAHRRIPGEYRRRALDEDEDEDEEIDSLEEEIRTPSSASGRKTRPLSASCLQRASSRSSSVMRPLSTVGDNEVNGTLEGSLTYGHETTDVGAFRSSCERRAESGSSMECVSFSQEPSQSDGGEVAFDISPCVERRNSSGHLV, encoded by the exons ATGAGTAGTCAGGTTCCCAATGTTGAACCGTCGTCACCTTGGGCCGAGAGACGACTGTCGCAAATCGCATGCGAAG CAGGAACGAAGAAACAGTCCCCCTGCAACACTGGCTCCAAATCCAACCGCTCCATTCCAAGTCCAAAGATCGGTAGCGTCGAATCACTGCATGTAACCATTGACGATGCCGAACCAGGTCTACTCAGCATGTCACCCGGAAGAGGCAAACAGGAGACGCCCCCAAGCGGTCAAAAGGCAACCAATTCCCGCCATAAAGCCAGCTTAGCCAATGGGGTCAAGCACATGAAGAGACTCAAGCATCCGGCAGATCAGAGCTTGATCCTCCCTCTCCTTGGGACACTCCTATTCGTTGTACTAGCTTTAATAACCTGCATTCCAGTTTTAACCGTAACTCTCATAGTCGTACCTGTAGCGTATATCACACGTAGACTTGTTTCGTGTCGGCGATGTTCCTGCCTACGATGTCCAAATTTACTATCTGCCATAGATAGGTTTTGGTTGAACGAAACGGAACTGAACCAAGCAGTGAACCATAGCTTACTTCATCTCGATGGGAACATTGAGGTGACAAGGGTACGAGATTTGCTGCTGGCTAGGGTGGTATCCGCCGAGAACAAACGTGGGACTAAACTCTACGCACGGTTCACCCAGCGCGTCGTCCCTGTCATGTGCGGCTACCAGTGGAGCAACGATGACGAGTTTAACATTGATAATCACATAGTTAAAGTTACCGAGTCTTTCAGAACTAAAAGTGACGTGGTGAGCTACATCTCTAAACTGGCGTGCATCGGGTTGACGCATGACAGGCCCTTGTGGGAGATGCATGTTCTGCAGCTGGGAGTCGAACAGCCAGACACGCTGTTACTATTTCGTATCCATGCGTGCATGTCAGACGGGGTCAATTTGAACGAATTGTTACACAAAGCACTGGCCGATAACCACACCAAGGTGCCACCCGGTACACCACGAAAGACTCGCTTTGGGAAACGTGCAATGGCGTTCAATGCAATAAGAGCCCTCATAGTCGGGCCCCTTGTACTATTAAAGCAAGTCTTTTGCTGCAGCGATGATTTTAGTCTATTCAGTGAGCGACGAATGACAGGACAGAAAAGGGTTGCTTGGTCCGATGCAATACACCTCCCATCGGTCTATCGTGTAAAAATGGTGACCAGATGCACTGTCAATGACGTAGCATTATCAGCAGTGGTAGGTAGCCTGAGACTGTACCTCCAAGCATCAGGCATACACAACCCGAAACAGATCCATTCGAATATAGCTGTGGATTTCAGAGGCTCGGACTCTCCGCGTGGAGTAAGCCCAATGGGGAACCGCTTCACTCTCTCCAACCTGAAACTACCAACTCAGACAGAAGGGGCTATCCCTAGGTTATGGGACACCAAACGGTGCATGGACGAACTCAAACTCTCAGCTGAGCACGTGGTGTTCTACGGTACGACGAAAGCTGTCATGACAACATTCCCTGAGTCCATCGCTAGCGGGATACTCTCGTCATTCTTCGGAGGGAGTAGCTGCACTTTAACCAATTTAGCTCTCGGTGATGAACTGTTAACTTTTGGCGGGAACCATATTAAGATGTTGTTGTTCTGGATGTCGCCTGTCGATGATATTCCTATTAGTATATCTATTCTGACGTATGCAGATCAGATGAGGGTAGCTATTGTTGCCGATTGTGGAATTGTGCCGGATCCACAGCCGATTGCGGACGAGTTTAAAAATCAG ATCGAGACTCTGGTCAGCCTCCTTGCTCACCGCCGGATACCTGGAGAATACAGACGCCGCGCATTGGACGAGGATGAAGACGAG GATGAAGAAATCGACTCTCTGGAAGAGGAAATTCGAACGCCATCATCGGCCTCAGGCAGGAAAACACGTCCCTTATCGGCAAGTTGTCTCCAGAGGGCCAGTTCGCGATCTTCGTCCGTGATGCGACCACTTTCCACAGTCGGCGATAACGAAGTAAACGGGACGCTTGAGGGCTCCCTTACCTACGGTCACGAGACCACTGACGTAGGGGCGTTTAGGAGTTCATGCGAGAGGCGAGCCGAGAGTGGGAGCAGCATGGAGTGTGTCAGCTTCTCCCAGGAACCCAGCCAATCCGACGGAGGGGAGGTTGCCTTCGATATCTCGCCGTGCGTGGAGAGACGAAACTCATCTGGCCATCTTGTCTAA
- the LOC139939702 gene encoding uncharacterized protein isoform X2 produces MSSQVPNVEPSSPWAERRLSQIACEGTKKQSPCNTGSKSNRSIPSPKIGSVESLHVTIDDAEPGLLSMSPGRGKQETPPSGQKATNSRHKASLANGVKHMKRLKHPADQSLILPLLGTLLFVVLALITCIPVLTVTLIVVPVAYITRRLVSCRRCSCLRCPNLLSAIDRFWLNETELNQAVNHSLLHLDGNIEVTRVRDLLLARVVSAENKRGTKLYARFTQRVVPVMCGYQWSNDDEFNIDNHIVKVTESFRTKSDVVSYISKLACIGLTHDRPLWEMHVLQLGVEQPDTLLLFRIHACMSDGVNLNELLHKALADNHTKVPPGTPRKTRFGKRAMAFNAIRALIVGPLVLLKQVFCCSDDFSLFSERRMTGQKRVAWSDAIHLPSVYRVKMVTRCTVNDVALSAVVGSLRLYLQASGIHNPKQIHSNIAVDFRGSDSPRGVSPMGNRFTLSNLKLPTQTEGAIPRLWDTKRCMDELKLSAEHVVFYGTTKAVMTTFPESIASGILSSFFGGSSCTLTNLALGDELLTFGGNHIKMLLFWMSPVDDIPISISILTYADQMRVAIVADCGIVPDPQPIADEFKNQIETLVSLLAHRRIPGEYRRRALDEDEDEDEEIDSLEEEIRTPSSASGRKTRPLSASCLQRASSRSSSVMRPLSTVGDNEVNGTLEGSLTYGHETTDVGAFRSSCERRAESGSSMECVSFSQEPSQSDGGEVAFDISPCVERRNSSGHLV; encoded by the exons ATGAGTAGTCAGGTTCCCAATGTTGAACCGTCGTCACCTTGGGCCGAGAGACGACTGTCGCAAATCGCATGCGAAG GAACGAAGAAACAGTCCCCCTGCAACACTGGCTCCAAATCCAACCGCTCCATTCCAAGTCCAAAGATCGGTAGCGTCGAATCACTGCATGTAACCATTGACGATGCCGAACCAGGTCTACTCAGCATGTCACCCGGAAGAGGCAAACAGGAGACGCCCCCAAGCGGTCAAAAGGCAACCAATTCCCGCCATAAAGCCAGCTTAGCCAATGGGGTCAAGCACATGAAGAGACTCAAGCATCCGGCAGATCAGAGCTTGATCCTCCCTCTCCTTGGGACACTCCTATTCGTTGTACTAGCTTTAATAACCTGCATTCCAGTTTTAACCGTAACTCTCATAGTCGTACCTGTAGCGTATATCACACGTAGACTTGTTTCGTGTCGGCGATGTTCCTGCCTACGATGTCCAAATTTACTATCTGCCATAGATAGGTTTTGGTTGAACGAAACGGAACTGAACCAAGCAGTGAACCATAGCTTACTTCATCTCGATGGGAACATTGAGGTGACAAGGGTACGAGATTTGCTGCTGGCTAGGGTGGTATCCGCCGAGAACAAACGTGGGACTAAACTCTACGCACGGTTCACCCAGCGCGTCGTCCCTGTCATGTGCGGCTACCAGTGGAGCAACGATGACGAGTTTAACATTGATAATCACATAGTTAAAGTTACCGAGTCTTTCAGAACTAAAAGTGACGTGGTGAGCTACATCTCTAAACTGGCGTGCATCGGGTTGACGCATGACAGGCCCTTGTGGGAGATGCATGTTCTGCAGCTGGGAGTCGAACAGCCAGACACGCTGTTACTATTTCGTATCCATGCGTGCATGTCAGACGGGGTCAATTTGAACGAATTGTTACACAAAGCACTGGCCGATAACCACACCAAGGTGCCACCCGGTACACCACGAAAGACTCGCTTTGGGAAACGTGCAATGGCGTTCAATGCAATAAGAGCCCTCATAGTCGGGCCCCTTGTACTATTAAAGCAAGTCTTTTGCTGCAGCGATGATTTTAGTCTATTCAGTGAGCGACGAATGACAGGACAGAAAAGGGTTGCTTGGTCCGATGCAATACACCTCCCATCGGTCTATCGTGTAAAAATGGTGACCAGATGCACTGTCAATGACGTAGCATTATCAGCAGTGGTAGGTAGCCTGAGACTGTACCTCCAAGCATCAGGCATACACAACCCGAAACAGATCCATTCGAATATAGCTGTGGATTTCAGAGGCTCGGACTCTCCGCGTGGAGTAAGCCCAATGGGGAACCGCTTCACTCTCTCCAACCTGAAACTACCAACTCAGACAGAAGGGGCTATCCCTAGGTTATGGGACACCAAACGGTGCATGGACGAACTCAAACTCTCAGCTGAGCACGTGGTGTTCTACGGTACGACGAAAGCTGTCATGACAACATTCCCTGAGTCCATCGCTAGCGGGATACTCTCGTCATTCTTCGGAGGGAGTAGCTGCACTTTAACCAATTTAGCTCTCGGTGATGAACTGTTAACTTTTGGCGGGAACCATATTAAGATGTTGTTGTTCTGGATGTCGCCTGTCGATGATATTCCTATTAGTATATCTATTCTGACGTATGCAGATCAGATGAGGGTAGCTATTGTTGCCGATTGTGGAATTGTGCCGGATCCACAGCCGATTGCGGACGAGTTTAAAAATCAG ATCGAGACTCTGGTCAGCCTCCTTGCTCACCGCCGGATACCTGGAGAATACAGACGCCGCGCATTGGACGAGGATGAAGACGAG GATGAAGAAATCGACTCTCTGGAAGAGGAAATTCGAACGCCATCATCGGCCTCAGGCAGGAAAACACGTCCCTTATCGGCAAGTTGTCTCCAGAGGGCCAGTTCGCGATCTTCGTCCGTGATGCGACCACTTTCCACAGTCGGCGATAACGAAGTAAACGGGACGCTTGAGGGCTCCCTTACCTACGGTCACGAGACCACTGACGTAGGGGCGTTTAGGAGTTCATGCGAGAGGCGAGCCGAGAGTGGGAGCAGCATGGAGTGTGTCAGCTTCTCCCAGGAACCCAGCCAATCCGACGGAGGGGAGGTTGCCTTCGATATCTCGCCGTGCGTGGAGAGACGAAACTCATCTGGCCATCTTGTCTAA
- the LOC139939702 gene encoding probable diacyglycerol O-acyltransferase tgs1 isoform X3, whose protein sequence is MSPGRGKQETPPSGQKATNSRHKASLANGVKHMKRLKHPADQSLILPLLGTLLFVVLALITCIPVLTVTLIVVPVAYITRRLVSCRRCSCLRCPNLLSAIDRFWLNETELNQAVNHSLLHLDGNIEVTRVRDLLLARVVSAENKRGTKLYARFTQRVVPVMCGYQWSNDDEFNIDNHIVKVTESFRTKSDVVSYISKLACIGLTHDRPLWEMHVLQLGVEQPDTLLLFRIHACMSDGVNLNELLHKALADNHTKVPPGTPRKTRFGKRAMAFNAIRALIVGPLVLLKQVFCCSDDFSLFSERRMTGQKRVAWSDAIHLPSVYRVKMVTRCTVNDVALSAVVGSLRLYLQASGIHNPKQIHSNIAVDFRGSDSPRGVSPMGNRFTLSNLKLPTQTEGAIPRLWDTKRCMDELKLSAEHVVFYGTTKAVMTTFPESIASGILSSFFGGSSCTLTNLALGDELLTFGGNHIKMLLFWMSPVDDIPISISILTYADQMRVAIVADCGIVPDPQPIADEFKNQIETLVSLLAHRRIPGEYRRRALDEDEDEDEEIDSLEEEIRTPSSASGRKTRPLSASCLQRASSRSSSVMRPLSTVGDNEVNGTLEGSLTYGHETTDVGAFRSSCERRAESGSSMECVSFSQEPSQSDGGEVAFDISPCVERRNSSGHLV, encoded by the exons ATGTCACCCGGAAGAGGCAAACAGGAGACGCCCCCAAGCGGTCAAAAGGCAACCAATTCCCGCCATAAAGCCAGCTTAGCCAATGGGGTCAAGCACATGAAGAGACTCAAGCATCCGGCAGATCAGAGCTTGATCCTCCCTCTCCTTGGGACACTCCTATTCGTTGTACTAGCTTTAATAACCTGCATTCCAGTTTTAACCGTAACTCTCATAGTCGTACCTGTAGCGTATATCACACGTAGACTTGTTTCGTGTCGGCGATGTTCCTGCCTACGATGTCCAAATTTACTATCTGCCATAGATAGGTTTTGGTTGAACGAAACGGAACTGAACCAAGCAGTGAACCATAGCTTACTTCATCTCGATGGGAACATTGAGGTGACAAGGGTACGAGATTTGCTGCTGGCTAGGGTGGTATCCGCCGAGAACAAACGTGGGACTAAACTCTACGCACGGTTCACCCAGCGCGTCGTCCCTGTCATGTGCGGCTACCAGTGGAGCAACGATGACGAGTTTAACATTGATAATCACATAGTTAAAGTTACCGAGTCTTTCAGAACTAAAAGTGACGTGGTGAGCTACATCTCTAAACTGGCGTGCATCGGGTTGACGCATGACAGGCCCTTGTGGGAGATGCATGTTCTGCAGCTGGGAGTCGAACAGCCAGACACGCTGTTACTATTTCGTATCCATGCGTGCATGTCAGACGGGGTCAATTTGAACGAATTGTTACACAAAGCACTGGCCGATAACCACACCAAGGTGCCACCCGGTACACCACGAAAGACTCGCTTTGGGAAACGTGCAATGGCGTTCAATGCAATAAGAGCCCTCATAGTCGGGCCCCTTGTACTATTAAAGCAAGTCTTTTGCTGCAGCGATGATTTTAGTCTATTCAGTGAGCGACGAATGACAGGACAGAAAAGGGTTGCTTGGTCCGATGCAATACACCTCCCATCGGTCTATCGTGTAAAAATGGTGACCAGATGCACTGTCAATGACGTAGCATTATCAGCAGTGGTAGGTAGCCTGAGACTGTACCTCCAAGCATCAGGCATACACAACCCGAAACAGATCCATTCGAATATAGCTGTGGATTTCAGAGGCTCGGACTCTCCGCGTGGAGTAAGCCCAATGGGGAACCGCTTCACTCTCTCCAACCTGAAACTACCAACTCAGACAGAAGGGGCTATCCCTAGGTTATGGGACACCAAACGGTGCATGGACGAACTCAAACTCTCAGCTGAGCACGTGGTGTTCTACGGTACGACGAAAGCTGTCATGACAACATTCCCTGAGTCCATCGCTAGCGGGATACTCTCGTCATTCTTCGGAGGGAGTAGCTGCACTTTAACCAATTTAGCTCTCGGTGATGAACTGTTAACTTTTGGCGGGAACCATATTAAGATGTTGTTGTTCTGGATGTCGCCTGTCGATGATATTCCTATTAGTATATCTATTCTGACGTATGCAGATCAGATGAGGGTAGCTATTGTTGCCGATTGTGGAATTGTGCCGGATCCACAGCCGATTGCGGACGAGTTTAAAAATCAG ATCGAGACTCTGGTCAGCCTCCTTGCTCACCGCCGGATACCTGGAGAATACAGACGCCGCGCATTGGACGAGGATGAAGACGAG GATGAAGAAATCGACTCTCTGGAAGAGGAAATTCGAACGCCATCATCGGCCTCAGGCAGGAAAACACGTCCCTTATCGGCAAGTTGTCTCCAGAGGGCCAGTTCGCGATCTTCGTCCGTGATGCGACCACTTTCCACAGTCGGCGATAACGAAGTAAACGGGACGCTTGAGGGCTCCCTTACCTACGGTCACGAGACCACTGACGTAGGGGCGTTTAGGAGTTCATGCGAGAGGCGAGCCGAGAGTGGGAGCAGCATGGAGTGTGTCAGCTTCTCCCAGGAACCCAGCCAATCCGACGGAGGGGAGGTTGCCTTCGATATCTCGCCGTGCGTGGAGAGACGAAACTCATCTGGCCATCTTGTCTAA